The window TCACCGGGATCAGGTTCTGGCTGGCGTACTGCATGATCAGGCGGCCGGTCGTGGTCTCGCCGGTGAAGGCGATCTTGGCGATCCGGTTCGAGGAGGCCAGCGGCTTGCCGGCTTCGAGGCCGAAGCCGTTGACGACGTTCAGCACGCCCTCGGGCAGGATGTCGCCGATCAGCTCCATCAGCACCATGATCGAGGCCGGCGTCTGCTCGGCCGGCTTCAGCACGACGCAGTTGCCGGCGGCGAGCGCGGGCGCGAGCTTCCACACCGCCATGAGGATGGGGAAGTTCCACGGGATGATCTGGCCGACGACGCCGAGCGGCTCGTGGAAGTGGTAGGCGACCGTGTCGTGGTCGATCTCGGACAGCGCGCCTTCCTGCGCGCGGACGCAGCCGGCGAAGTAGCGCCAGTGGTCGATCGCCAGCGGAATGTCCGCCGCCATGGTCTCGCGGATCGGCTTGCCGTTGTCCCAGGTCTCGGCGGTCGCGATCAGCTCGAGGTTGTCCTCCATCACGTCGGCGATCTTGAGCAGCATCGCGGCGCGTTCGGCGACCGAGGTGCGGCCCCAGGCGTCCTTGGCCTTGTGGGCGGCGTCGAGCGCCAGCTCCACGTCTTCCTTCTGCGAGCGGGCGATCTCGCAGATCTTCTGGCCGTTGATCGGGCTGGTGTTCTCGAAGTAACGGCCGCCGACCGGGGCCACGAAGCGGCCGCCGATGAAGTTGTCGTAGCGTTCCTTGAACGGAGCCTTGGTGAAGGCTTCCATGCGTTCCGGCTTGTTCATCGTTATGTCCTCCCGAGACATCGTTGTGCCTGCCGCCCCCATGGCATCAGCCGTGCCAAGCGCCGTTGTGCGGGTGCTCTGACGACCGCCAGCGCCGCGGAGGGCGCTGTGGTTTCAGGGCGAATGAGCCTCAAGGCGGCGGCGCCGACCTTCGACGAGGTGGACGGACCGCCGATCGCCGTGAAACAGTGTCGCCAAAAGAAGCGCCGCCGGTGCGACAGCTGTCGCAGCGTGCGACGCCAGCACAGGGACGGACGCCATGCGGCAAGACCCGCCGCGCGCCGACGTGATCCAGGCGCGCCATGATTTCTTCGACCTCGGCGCCGCGCCGACGG is drawn from Methylopila sp. 73B and contains these coding sequences:
- the adh gene encoding aldehyde dehydrogenase produces the protein MNKPERMEAFTKAPFKERYDNFIGGRFVAPVGGRYFENTSPINGQKICEIARSQKEDVELALDAAHKAKDAWGRTSVAERAAMLLKIADVMEDNLELIATAETWDNGKPIRETMAADIPLAIDHWRYFAGCVRAQEGALSEIDHDTVAYHFHEPLGVVGQIIPWNFPILMAVWKLAPALAAGNCVVLKPAEQTPASIMVLMELIGDILPEGVLNVVNGFGLEAGKPLASSNRIAKIAFTGETTTGRLIMQYASQNLIPVTLELGGKSPNVFFADVVAEDDDFFDKAIEGFVMFALNQGEVCTCPSRALIQESIYDRFMEKALKRVEAIKLGSPLDPSTMVGAQASSEQLEKILSYIDIGKQEGAEVLAGGGRNELEGEFGGGYYVKPTVFKGHNKMRIFQEEIFGPVLSVATFKDDEDALSQANDTLYGLGAGVWTRDGTRAYRFGRGIQAGRVWTNCYHAYPAHAAFGGYKQSGIGRETHKMMLDHYQQTKNMLVSYSAKKLGFF